The DNA segment GGGGACACGAGCAGACGCAGCACAGGCCCGTCATGCCCGCGTGCGGCCGCGTTGTCGAGCGTTCCCTTCCGCGCCGCGCTCCGCCGCCTGAACTCGCTCGTTATCGCCGCGCGCCTTCCACCTCGATCACGCACTCCTCCGCGCCACGCTCGTCCAGCCGCACCTCCGTTCCCAGGAAGGTCCGGATCACCTCGACTTGCGTCCGCGTGTGACCCGACGGCGCGAGCGTTCGAAACGCCCCGCCTTGCCCGAGCGCCATCGGCAAGAGCAGTTGGTCCGCGAGGTGCTCGCCGACGGGAACGCCTGCTTCGAGGTATCGCTTCACCTCCTTCGCGAGCTTCTCGGCCACCACCTCCGCGCGCACCCCGCGCTCGCCGAAGGCCGTGAAGACCTCGGTCACGTGGTTGCTCTCCACATCAGCCACGAGCGCGTTTCCCGGCCCCGGGCTGTTCTTCACGACCTCGGGCCGCGCGCACGCCGGGTCCCACGGCACCTCGGCGAGGAACGCTTCGACCTCGCGCACCCCGACCGAGCCCGGGATCTGCGACACGATCGCGCGGAGCTGCGTCCTTTGCACCTCGCCTCGATCGAGCAGCGAGAGCCCGGCGAGCTTCGTGTTCCCCTCGATGGAGACCTCCACGCGGCCTCCGCCGGCCGGGTAAAACCCGTACGACACGAGCCGCGCCGACACCTTCGCGCCCATCTTGCGCACGATGGGC comes from the Polyangium spumosum genome and includes:
- the rtcA gene encoding RNA 3'-terminal phosphate cyclase, which produces MLVLDGSTGEGGGQILRSSLALSMVTGQAFRVHSIRAKRSKPGLMRQHLVAVRAAAEVSGAEVTGDAIGSRELVFKPGVVRHGSYRFAIGSAGSATLVLQTVLPALLVSEGSSSLVFEGGTHNPMAPPFDFVERAFLPIVRKMGAKVSARLVSYGFYPAGGGRVEVSIEGNTKLAGLSLLDRGEVQRTQLRAIVSQIPGSVGVREVEAFLAEVPWDPACARPEVVKNSPGPGNALVADVESNHVTEVFTAFGERGVRAEVVAEKLAKEVKRYLEAGVPVGEHLADQLLLPMALGQGGAFRTLAPSGHTRTQVEVIRTFLGTEVRLDERGAEECVIEVEGARR